In Bactrocera oleae isolate idBacOlea1 chromosome 3, idBacOlea1, whole genome shotgun sequence, a genomic segment contains:
- the LOC138855897 gene encoding golgin subfamily A member 6-like protein 25 codes for MCTCNNAFTDCEYHLDPLTAEEQLDEVERMFREKNQVRTAGRKKQCANNTPPTICCNCACTCGGGGGTSPAPNQIERRNGLQNIDRCNGGGQCVMCCENMGDTRMGELSEAEAIANAIREYCCKERERASGGGKSACKCCACEQPLAAEEEKAQGEAIEEHESYEDAEDIDADVEEEEVEIVKHKRVVKEEIVIEEKIQSKMREDELTEDEEIEYIEAASKERRKSQDNAAVNPNRNHAKSCKCCACKKEVTQDIDLDSDSGDDIISLGDIELEVQTDMIRTQQDQYDKPSGPTNGRHSQDSTTKSNRCCTCEKGTTTDFLQEAEMIMKNTNLMAESSEEIKPTKAQLTQQIDEEARAKPQRRRSDEPRSEKIRRDQTDAIGCRCCECKEKMKESDKLTRDTEQHRKSRNEEDNNRRRSSVEGEQELRLKETHKKLRHEKDNRRRRSSVEDEQAQRLKETHREPRNDEGNWRRRSSIEGEQEPRLGDMRRKSGNEENNRRRRSSIEGEQAQRLKETHRNPGNEEDNRRRRSSIESEQEPRLGEAQPRWHVRGEKWQQQDEMVMGAARQPRRQPRKSDDATNETPSGDNRCCECKPRDRRVVASKPEGMDKQPNKSSDSEADSSEQQLCCCFQRKKPQTKRANVSGNDGSKSCRCKEEQTAAAKSHKRVKRTNSELYDSEPKEPQRKRRNSERIISSNKETGCQTKCNCRKAKGVPLTKCCKCTEEMVQSMVREHDEDMQRRKIAEELAERLQKRAELQIALQKRLQQQMNGQQNQQGCCCCEPPPFCMPTYPCCGSMKQPEPIPLSCYETPPCCCPPTPCCFETPACCYEPPPCYGQECSCCCQPMQYCCSASCSHPKPGSC; via the coding sequence TGTAACTGCGCTTGTACTTGTGGAGGTGGAGGTGGAACATCACCGGCACCAAATCAAATAGAGCGTAGAAATGGACTTCAAAACATTGATCGTTGCAATGGTGGCGGTCAATGTGTGATGTGTTGTGAGAACATGGGAGATACGCGTATGGGAGAATTGTCCGAAGCTGAAGCAATAGCCAATGCAATACGCGAATACTGTTGCAAGGAGCGTGAAAGAGCGAGTGGCGGTGGAAAAAGCGCATGCAAATGTTGTGCGTGTGAGCAACCACTTGCAGCAGAAGAGGAAAAAGCACAAGGTGAGGCGATAGAAGAACACGAAAGCTACGAAGATGCTGAGGATATAGATGCTGATGTAGAGGAGGAAGAAGTGGAAATAGTGAAGCACAAAAGAGTAGTGAAAGAAGAAATAGTGATAGAAGAGAAAATTCAGTCCAAGATGAGAGAGGATGAGTTGACCGAAGATGAAGAAATCGAATATATAGAAGCAGCATCAAAAGAACGCAGAAAATCACAAGACAATGCAGCTGTAAATCCCAACCGAAATCACGCAAAAAGCTGCAAATGCTGTGCGTGTAAAAAAGAAGTAACGCAAGATATAGACCTAGACTCGGACTCAGGCGATGATATTATTTCATTAGGAGACATCGAATTAGAAGTTCAAACAGATATGATAAGAACGCAACAAGATCAATACGACAAACCATCTGGGCCCACAAACGGACGCCACTCACAAGACAGCACGACAAAGAGCAATCGGTGCTGCACATGTGAGAAGGGGACTACAACAGATTTTCTGCAGGAAGCGGAAATGATAATGAAGAACACAAATTTAATGGCAGAATCCTCCGAAGAAATCAAACCAACTAAAGCACAACTCACTCAACAAATTGACGAAGAAGCGAGAGCAAAACCGCAGAGAAGACGAAGTGATGAACCCAGAAGTGAAAAAATTCGTCGGGATCAAACTGATGCGATAGGTTGCCGATGCTGTGAATGTaaagaaaaaatgaaagaaagcgACAAATTAACGCGTGATACGGAACAACATAGAAAATCGAGAAACGAAGAAGACAACAATAGGCGTCGAAGTAGCGTCGAAGGCGAACAAGAGCTGAGATTAAAAGAAACACACAAAAAACTAAGACACGAAAAAGACAACAGGCGGCGACGAAGTAGCGTCGAAGATGAACAAGCGCAGAGATTAAAAGAAACACATAGAGAACCGAGAAACGATGAAGGCAACTGGAGGCGACGAAGTAGCATCGAAGGCGAACAAGAGCCGAGATTAGGAGATATGCGTAGAAAATCGGGAAACGAAGAAAACAACAGGAGGCGTCGAAGTAGCATCGAAGGCGAACAAGCGCAGAGATTAAAAGAAACACATAGAAACCCGGGAAATGAAGAAGACAACAGGAGACGACGAAGTAGCATCGAAAGCGAACAAGAGCCGAGATTAGGAGAAGCACAACCGCGCTGGCATGTCCGGGGGGAAAAGTGGCAACAGCAGGATGAAATGGTAATGGGAGCGGCACGACAACCAAGAAGACAGCCAAGAAAATCAGATGACGCAACTAATGAGACGCCATCTGGTGACAATCGTTGCTGCGAATGCAAACCCAGAGATAGAAGAGTGGTGGCGTCCAAACCCGAAGGTATGGATAAACAGCCGAACAAATCATCGGATTCGGAGGCAGACTCAAGCGAGCAgcagctttgttgttgctttcaacGCAAGAAACCGCAGACAAAACGCGCAAACGTAAGCGGCAACGACGGCAGCAAGTCTTGCAGATGTAAAGAAGAACAGACAGCGGCGGCGAAGAGTCACAAGCGTGTCAAAAGAACTAATAGCGAACTATACGATAGTGAACCAAAGGAGCCACAGAGAAAGCGTAGAAATAGTGAACGAATTATAAGCAGCAATAAAGAGACCGGGTGTCAAACCAAATGCAATTGTAGAAAGGCTAAAGGCGTACCGCTGACCAAATGTTGCAAGTGCACCGAAGAAATGGTACAATCCATGGTACGTGAACACGATGAGGATATGCAGCGACGAAAGATTGCAGAAGAATTGGCTGAGCGTTTACAAAAACGCGCAGAGCTACAAATAGCGTTGCAGAAACgtctacaacaacaaatgaatgGCCAACAGAATCAACaaggctgctgctgctgcgaaCCGCCACCGTTTTGTATGCCGACATATCCTTGTTGTGGGTCCATGAAACAGCCAGAGCCAATACCGTTAAGTTGCTATGAAACGCCGCCATGCTGTTGCCCACCAACACCCTGTTGTTTCGAGACACCAGCCTGTTGTTACGAGCCGCCGCCATGTTATGGACAGGAATGCTCATGTTGTTGTCAGCCCATGCAGTACTGTTGCTCAGCCTCATGTAGCCATCCGAAGCCTGGCTCATGTTAA